The Buchnera aphidicola (Chaetosiphella stipae setosa) genome has a window encoding:
- the rpsB gene encoding 30S ribosomal protein S2, translating into MIKISMKEMIKAGIHFGHQTRYWNPKMKPFIFGSKNKIHIINLEKTLPMFHNALLQLKKIHLKQGKILFVGTKKSASNLIKQTAISCKQYYVNYRWLGGMLTNWKTVRQSIQHLKDLEMQLKNGVFNKLTKKEALMRSRKLLKLENSLGGIKDMGGIPDCLFVIDADYEKIAIKEANNLNIPIFSIVDTNSNPDGVNFIIPGNDDAIRSVNFYLKNVVSVLCNNTNKIKKLN; encoded by the coding sequence ATGATAAAAATTTCTATGAAAGAGATGATTAAAGCTGGTATACATTTTGGACATCAAACTCGTTATTGGAATCCGAAAATGAAACCATTTATTTTTGGTTCTAAAAATAAAATTCACATTATAAATTTAGAAAAAACTCTTCCAATGTTTCATAATGCTTTATTACAATTAAAAAAAATTCATTTAAAACAAGGAAAGATACTTTTTGTTGGTACTAAAAAATCTGCTTCGAATTTAATAAAACAAACAGCAATATCTTGTAAACAATATTATGTGAATTATCGTTGGTTAGGAGGTATGTTAACAAATTGGAAAACAGTAAGACAATCTATACAACATTTAAAAGATTTAGAAATGCAGCTAAAAAATGGTGTTTTTAATAAATTAACAAAAAAAGAAGCTTTAATGCGTTCTAGAAAATTATTAAAATTAGAAAATAGTTTAGGCGGAATAAAAGATATGGGTGGTATTCCAGATTGTTTATTTGTAATAGATGCAGATTACGAAAAAATTGCTATTAAGGAAGCTAATAATTTAAATATTCCTATTTTTTCAATTGTTGATACTAATTCTAATCCTGATGGAGTTAATTTCATTATTCCTGGAAATGATGATGCTATTAGATCAGTAAATTTTTATCTAAAAAATGTTGTTTCTGTTTTGTGTAATAATACAAATAAAATAAAAAAATTAAATTAA
- the dapD gene encoding 2,3,4,5-tetrahydropyridine-2,6-dicarboxylate N-succinyltransferase → MKNKKKIIEKYFEERYEKKNDKKKILQVVNKIIKMINSGKLRVAEKINNKWVTHQWIKKAILLFLLYQKNKVFQGKLTSYYDKIPLKHENYNKFSFKKDNIRSVPAAIIRYGSFIENNTILMPCFINIGAYVGENSMIDTWSTIGSCAQIGKNVHISGGVGIGGVLEPLQNNPTIIEDNCFIGARSEIVEGVIIEKGSVISMGVFIGKSTKIYDRTKNKIYYGRVPKNSVVVSGSLPAENKKYNLYSAIIVKKVNHQTLKKVEINKLLRNKI, encoded by the coding sequence ATGAAAAATAAAAAAAAAATCATAGAAAAATATTTTGAAGAAAGATATGAAAAAAAAAATGATAAAAAAAAAATTCTACAAGTCGTAAATAAAATTATTAAAATGATCAACTCGGGAAAATTACGCGTTGCAGAAAAAATTAATAATAAATGGGTTACACATCAATGGATTAAAAAAGCGATATTATTATTTCTTTTGTATCAAAAAAACAAAGTTTTTCAAGGTAAACTTACATCTTATTATGACAAAATTCCATTAAAACATGAAAATTATAATAAATTTTCATTTAAAAAAGATAATATTCGATCCGTTCCTGCAGCAATAATTAGATACGGATCTTTTATTGAAAATAATACTATACTTATGCCTTGCTTCATCAACATTGGAGCATATGTTGGAGAAAATAGTATGATTGATACATGGTCAACAATTGGATCATGCGCTCAAATCGGTAAAAACGTACATATATCTGGTGGAGTTGGGATTGGAGGAGTATTAGAACCATTACAAAACAATCCAACAATTATTGAAGATAATTGTTTTATAGGTGCTAGATCAGAAATAGTAGAAGGAGTAATTATAGAAAAAGGATCAGTCATATCAATGGGTGTTTTTATTGGAAAAAGCACAAAAATATATGATCGTACAAAAAATAAAATTTATTATGGTAGAGTTCCTAAAAATTCAGTTGTTGTTTCTGGAAGTCTTCCTGCAGAAAATAAAAAATATAATTTATACAGTGCAATAATTGTTAAGAAAGTAAATCATCAAACATTAAAAAAAGTAGAAATAAATAAATTATTAAGAAATAAAATTTAA
- the tsf gene encoding translation elongation factor Ts — MKISSDLVKKLRMLTGVGILDCKKALLKKKGNINESIDYLREKGKNKALNKISRKTLQGMIFEKIQDHVGVILELNCETDFVSQDKNFINFGEKILNFALQKKIFDFDFLKKKFENERIHLVSIFNENIKISRFYFLQGKFLYSYLHRSRIGVLLKSNSNNFSLIKLVAMHIVASKPLYLNPENIPKKILSREKKIQLSRSLQSGKNEFIAKRIVSGRMKKFISEIALTKQNFVIDPKIKVEKFLKKNNIVIENFMRFEIGEYIF, encoded by the coding sequence ATGAAAATTTCGTCTGATTTAGTAAAAAAATTAAGAATGTTAACTGGTGTTGGAATATTAGATTGTAAAAAAGCTTTGTTAAAAAAGAAAGGAAATATAAATGAATCGATAGACTATTTACGTGAAAAAGGTAAGAATAAAGCTTTAAATAAAATATCTCGAAAAACTTTACAAGGTATGATTTTTGAAAAGATTCAAGATCATGTCGGTGTAATTTTAGAATTAAATTGTGAAACAGATTTTGTCTCACAAGATAAAAATTTTATTAATTTTGGAGAAAAAATTCTTAATTTTGCATTACAAAAAAAAATTTTTGATTTTGATTTTTTAAAAAAAAAATTTGAAAATGAAAGAATTCATTTAGTATCTATATTTAATGAAAACATAAAAATTTCGAGGTTTTATTTTTTACAAGGAAAGTTTTTATATTCTTATTTACATAGATCAAGAATCGGAGTTCTTTTAAAAAGTAATTCAAATAATTTTTCTTTAATTAAATTGGTTGCTATGCATATAGTTGCAAGTAAACCTTTATATTTAAATCCTGAAAATATTCCTAAAAAAATTCTGTCTAGAGAGAAAAAAATTCAATTATCTAGATCATTACAGTCTGGAAAAAATGAGTTTATTGCAAAAAGAATTGTTTCTGGAAGAATGAAAAAATTTATTAGTGAGATAGCTCTTACTAAGCAAAATTTTGTAATTGATCCTAAAATAAAAGTGGAAAAATTTTTAAAAAAAAACAATATTGTTATAGAAAATTTTATGCGTTTTGAAATAGGAGAGTATATATTTTAA
- the map gene encoding type I methionyl aminopeptidase — protein sequence MIIIKNSYDIKKMKEVCKLTADVLDFIKKYISPGISTEEINKICHNYIVNKKKSIPACLGYQGYPKSICVSLNNVVCHGIPNKKIILKNGDILNIDISLIKNNYFGDSSKMFMVGKCSHIAKKLCKVTLESLYSSIKIIKPGINLNKIGKTIEKIAKKNNFSVVQEYCGHGIGKNFHEEPYVLHYNEKKQNIILQKGMIFTIEPMINAGKRNIFCDKDNWTVKTKDNSLSAQYEHTILVTENGYEVLTLRKKEKI from the coding sequence ATGATTATTATTAAAAATAGTTATGATATTAAAAAAATGAAAGAAGTATGTAAATTAACTGCAGATGTTTTAGATTTTATTAAAAAATATATTTCTCCAGGAATTAGTACAGAAGAAATTAATAAAATTTGCCATAACTATATCGTTAATAAAAAAAAATCTATTCCAGCATGTCTAGGATATCAAGGATATCCGAAATCTATTTGCGTATCTTTAAATAATGTTGTCTGTCACGGAATTCCAAATAAAAAAATTATTTTAAAAAATGGAGATATATTAAATATTGATATTTCATTAATAAAAAATAATTATTTCGGAGATTCATCTAAAATGTTTATGGTAGGAAAATGTTCTCATATAGCAAAAAAATTATGTAAAGTAACTTTAGAAAGTTTATATTCATCTATCAAAATAATTAAGCCAGGAATTAATTTAAATAAAATTGGAAAAACAATTGAAAAAATAGCTAAAAAAAACAATTTTTCAGTTGTACAAGAATATTGCGGACATGGTATTGGAAAAAATTTTCATGAAGAACCATACGTTCTACATTACAATGAAAAAAAACAAAATATAATTCTTCAAAAAGGAATGATTTTTACTATAGAACCAATGATTAACGCAGGAAAAAGAAATATATTTTGTGACAAAGATAACTGGACTGTTAAAACAAAAGATAATAGTTTATCAGCACAATATGAACATACAATATTAGTCACTGAAAATGGATATGAAGTCTTAACTCTGAGAAAAAAAGAAAAGATATAA
- the pyrH gene encoding UMP kinase — translation MFKNNRLLKYKRVILKLSGESLINLKNKNNIDSFFLNFLSQEIKKIVDLNVELGIVIGAGNLFRGQQLQKIGFNRVIADQIGILSTIINGLAINNFMNQMHIKTLLMSSIPLNGICETYNWNRAIKFLSQKNVIIFSAGIGNPFFTTDSAACLRAIEIKADIVLKGTQVDGVYTSDPKKNLEAKLYSQLSYKTVLKKELKVMDLSAFILARDYNLPIRIFNIRKPNSLLRIVQGLNEGTLIH, via the coding sequence ATGTTTAAAAATAATCGTTTACTTAAATATAAAAGAGTAATTTTAAAATTAAGTGGAGAATCTTTAATAAATTTAAAAAATAAAAACAATATCGATAGTTTTTTTTTGAATTTTTTATCTCAAGAAATTAAAAAAATTGTTGATTTAAATGTAGAATTAGGTATTGTTATAGGCGCTGGTAATTTGTTTCGTGGTCAACAATTACAAAAGATTGGTTTTAATCGTGTGATAGCTGATCAAATTGGTATTTTATCTACCATTATTAATGGTTTAGCAATAAATAATTTTATGAATCAGATGCATATAAAAACTTTATTAATGTCATCGATTCCATTAAATGGAATTTGTGAAACATATAATTGGAATCGAGCAATAAAATTCTTGTCTCAGAAAAATGTTATAATTTTTTCAGCAGGAATTGGTAATCCCTTTTTTACAACAGATTCTGCAGCGTGTTTGAGAGCTATTGAAATTAAAGCAGACATTGTTTTAAAAGGAACTCAAGTAGATGGAGTTTACACTTCAGATCCAAAGAAGAATCTTGAGGCAAAATTATATTCTCAATTAAGTTATAAAACCGTTTTAAAAAAAGAATTAAAAGTTATGGATTTATCTGCTTTTATTTTAGCAAGAGATTATAATTTACCTATTCGTATCTTTAATATACGAAAACCTAATTCTTTATTAAGGATTGTTCAAGGATTAAATGAAGGAACTTTAATTCATTGA
- the frr gene encoding ribosome recycling factor: protein MIKNIEIEAEKKMKNCIENFSQSINKLRMNRASPDLLKDIFINYYGKKMTLGSISNIVVEDSRTLRINTFDSNINTEVEKVIMNSNLGLNPISIGKTIKVPIPSLTEERRLSIIKILQKMAEKSKISVRIIRRHTNEIIKNLYKEKKISQNEEKKLQNSIQLLTNVYIKNIDSKMKIKIRELQEF, encoded by the coding sequence ATGATAAAAAATATTGAGATAGAAGCAGAAAAAAAAATGAAAAATTGTATAGAGAATTTTTCGCAATCTATTAATAAACTTAGAATGAATCGAGCTTCCCCTGATTTATTAAAAGATATTTTTATTAATTATTATGGGAAAAAAATGACTTTAGGTTCTATTTCTAATATAGTAGTAGAAGATTCCAGGACTTTACGTATTAATACTTTTGATAGTAATATTAATACTGAAGTAGAAAAAGTCATTATGAATAGTAATTTAGGATTAAATCCTATTTCTATTGGAAAAACAATTAAGGTACCAATTCCTTCTTTAACAGAAGAGAGACGATTAAGTATAATAAAAATTTTGCAGAAAATGGCTGAAAAGAGTAAAATTTCTGTAAGAATTATTAGAAGACATACAAATGAAATTATTAAAAATTTATATAAAGAAAAAAAAATTAGTCAAAATGAAGAAAAAAAACTTCAAAACAGTATACAATTGTTAACAAATGTGTATATTAAAAATATAGATTCTAAAATGAAAATAAAAATAAGAGAATTACAAGAATTTTAA